From Rana temporaria chromosome 7, aRanTem1.1, whole genome shotgun sequence, the proteins below share one genomic window:
- the MIER1 gene encoding mesoderm induction early response protein 1 isoform X1, with product MAEPSLGNVSPGGSATSDDHEFDPSADMLVHEFDDERTLEEEELLEGDVNFSSEIEHLERESEMPIHELLRLYGYGSTVPLPGEEEEEEEDDEEEEEEEDNDENSACSGENKDETVKDSSGQEDETQSSDEPVPSATQDAPEVTRSRRCKYFDTNNEMEEESEDDEDYIPSEDWKKEIMVGSMFQAEIPAGISKYRETERVYENDDQLLWNPDYVGEERVIDFLIEASKRTGEEKGLDAIPEGAHIKDNEQALYELVKCNFDTEEALRRLRFNVKAAREELSVWTEEECRNFEQGLKAYGKDFHLIQANKVRTRSVGECVAFYYMWKKSERYDFFAQQTRFGKKKYNLHPGVTDYMDRLLDESESAASSQAPSPPPTNSNSSTSQSEKEDSAASNTNQNGVSSNGPSDMPSCRDDAVPGSLHLNGPSTAEPPSNETDTNGYNRDSLASDPKFSLANNSRSDRESEDGSERSVKRRRYDSPGKDSPRSSDISQEIFSQGEV from the exons ccTTCTCTTGGGAATGTAAGCCCag GAGGCTCGGCTACATCCGATGACCATGAGTTTGACCCCTCAGCCGACATGTTGGTTCACGAGTTTGACGATGAGCGcactttggaggaggaagaattaTTGGAGGGTGATGTGAACTTCAGCTCTGAGATTGAGCACCTGGAAAGG GAAAGCGAGATGCCGATTCACGAATTATTACGACTTTATGGCTATGGTAGCACAGTACCTCTacctggagaagaggaggaggaagaagaggatgatgaagaggaggaggaggaggaggacaatgATGAGAATAGTGCATGCAGCGGAGAAAATAAG GATGAAACTGTCAAAGATTCATCTGGTCAAGAAGATGAGACGCAATCCTCTGACGAGCCAGTACCATCTGCTACTCAAGACGCACCAGAAGTTACCCGGTCTCGGCGATGCAAGTACTTTGATACCA atAATGAAATGGAAGAGGAGTCTGAAGATGATGAAGATTATATTCCTTCAGAAGACTGGAAAAAA GAGATAATGGTGGGTTCTATGTTTCAAGCCGAAATCCCAGCTGGCATCAGCAAATATCGAGAAACAGAGAGAG TGTATGAAAACGATGACCAGTTACTGTGGAATCCGGATTATGTTGGAGAGGAAAGAGTGATCGACTTTCTGATAGAGGCATCGAAGAGAACTGGAGAGGAAAAGGGACTGGATGCCATTCCTGAAGGGGCACACATAAAGGACAATGAACAG GCCCTGTATGAGCTGGTGAAATGTAACTTTGATACAGAAGAAGCACTGAGAAGATTAAGGTTTAATGTGAAAGCAGCACGTG AAGAGCTCTCTGTTTGGACAGAGGAGGAGTGTCGGAATTTTGAGCAAGGACTTAAAGCATATGGAAAAGATTTCCACCTGATTCAGGCAAATAAG GTAAGAACACGGTCTGTCGGAGAGTGCGTGGCTTTTTATTATATGTGGAAGAAGTCCGAGCGATACGACTTCTTCGCCCAGCAAACAAGATTCGGCAAAAAGAAGTACAACCTTCACCCCGGTGTCAC GGATTATATGGATCGCCTTCTGGATGAAAGCGAGAGTGCTGCTTCCAGTCAGGCCCCGTCGCCCCCTCCCACTAATTCtaacagcagcaccagccagtcTGAGAAGGAAGACAGTGCGGCCAGCAACACTAACCAGAATG GGGTGTCTtcaaatggtccatcagacatgCCAAGCTGCAGAGATGACGCTGTACCAGGATCCTTGCATTTAAATGGTCCCAGCACCGCCGAACCTCCTTCAAATGAGACCGACACCAACGGATACAACCGGGACAGCCTTGCCAGCGACCCTAAATTCAGCCTGGCAAACAACTCCAGGAGCGACCGAGAGTCAGAGGACGGCAGCGAACGATCTGTGAAAAGACGGCGATACGACAGCCCTGGTAAAGACAGCCCCAGATCGTCGGACATTTCTCAGGAAATCTTCTCGCAAGGAGAGGTCTAA
- the MIER1 gene encoding mesoderm induction early response protein 1 isoform X3, with protein sequence MAEPSLGNVSPGGSATSDDHEFDPSADMLVHEFDDERTLEEEELLEGDVNFSSEIEHLERDETVKDSSGQEDETQSSDEPVPSATQDAPEVTRSRRCKYFDTNNEMEEESEDDEDYIPSEDWKKEIMVGSMFQAEIPAGISKYRETERVYENDDQLLWNPDYVGEERVIDFLIEASKRTGEEKGLDAIPEGAHIKDNEQALYELVKCNFDTEEALRRLRFNVKAAREELSVWTEEECRNFEQGLKAYGKDFHLIQANKVRTRSVGECVAFYYMWKKSERYDFFAQQTRFGKKKYNLHPGVTDYMDRLLDESESAASSQAPSPPPTNSNSSTSQSEKEDSAASNTNQNGVSSNGPSDMPSCRDDAVPGSLHLNGPSTAEPPSNETDTNGYNRDSLASDPKFSLANNSRSDRESEDGSERSVKRRRYDSPGKDSPRSSDISQEIFSQGEV encoded by the exons ccTTCTCTTGGGAATGTAAGCCCag GAGGCTCGGCTACATCCGATGACCATGAGTTTGACCCCTCAGCCGACATGTTGGTTCACGAGTTTGACGATGAGCGcactttggaggaggaagaattaTTGGAGGGTGATGTGAACTTCAGCTCTGAGATTGAGCACCTGGAAAGG GATGAAACTGTCAAAGATTCATCTGGTCAAGAAGATGAGACGCAATCCTCTGACGAGCCAGTACCATCTGCTACTCAAGACGCACCAGAAGTTACCCGGTCTCGGCGATGCAAGTACTTTGATACCA atAATGAAATGGAAGAGGAGTCTGAAGATGATGAAGATTATATTCCTTCAGAAGACTGGAAAAAA GAGATAATGGTGGGTTCTATGTTTCAAGCCGAAATCCCAGCTGGCATCAGCAAATATCGAGAAACAGAGAGAG TGTATGAAAACGATGACCAGTTACTGTGGAATCCGGATTATGTTGGAGAGGAAAGAGTGATCGACTTTCTGATAGAGGCATCGAAGAGAACTGGAGAGGAAAAGGGACTGGATGCCATTCCTGAAGGGGCACACATAAAGGACAATGAACAG GCCCTGTATGAGCTGGTGAAATGTAACTTTGATACAGAAGAAGCACTGAGAAGATTAAGGTTTAATGTGAAAGCAGCACGTG AAGAGCTCTCTGTTTGGACAGAGGAGGAGTGTCGGAATTTTGAGCAAGGACTTAAAGCATATGGAAAAGATTTCCACCTGATTCAGGCAAATAAG GTAAGAACACGGTCTGTCGGAGAGTGCGTGGCTTTTTATTATATGTGGAAGAAGTCCGAGCGATACGACTTCTTCGCCCAGCAAACAAGATTCGGCAAAAAGAAGTACAACCTTCACCCCGGTGTCAC GGATTATATGGATCGCCTTCTGGATGAAAGCGAGAGTGCTGCTTCCAGTCAGGCCCCGTCGCCCCCTCCCACTAATTCtaacagcagcaccagccagtcTGAGAAGGAAGACAGTGCGGCCAGCAACACTAACCAGAATG GGGTGTCTtcaaatggtccatcagacatgCCAAGCTGCAGAGATGACGCTGTACCAGGATCCTTGCATTTAAATGGTCCCAGCACCGCCGAACCTCCTTCAAATGAGACCGACACCAACGGATACAACCGGGACAGCCTTGCCAGCGACCCTAAATTCAGCCTGGCAAACAACTCCAGGAGCGACCGAGAGTCAGAGGACGGCAGCGAACGATCTGTGAAAAGACGGCGATACGACAGCCCTGGTAAAGACAGCCCCAGATCGTCGGACATTTCTCAGGAAATCTTCTCGCAAGGAGAGGTCTAA
- the MIER1 gene encoding mesoderm induction early response protein 1 isoform X2, whose protein sequence is MAEPSLGNVSPGGSATSDDHEFDPSADMLVHEFDDERTLEEEELLEGDVNFSSEIEHLERESEMPIHELLRLYGYGSTVPLPGEEEEEEEDDEEEEEEEDNDENSACSGENKDETVKDSSGQEDETQSSDEPVPSATQDAPEVTRSRRCKYFDTNNEMEEESEDDEDYIPSEDWKKEIMVGSMFQAEIPAGISKYRETERVYENDDQLLWNPDYVGEERVIDFLIEASKRTGEEKGLDAIPEGAHIKDNEQALYELVKCNFDTEEALRRLRFNVKAARELSVWTEEECRNFEQGLKAYGKDFHLIQANKVRTRSVGECVAFYYMWKKSERYDFFAQQTRFGKKKYNLHPGVTDYMDRLLDESESAASSQAPSPPPTNSNSSTSQSEKEDSAASNTNQNGVSSNGPSDMPSCRDDAVPGSLHLNGPSTAEPPSNETDTNGYNRDSLASDPKFSLANNSRSDRESEDGSERSVKRRRYDSPGKDSPRSSDISQEIFSQGEV, encoded by the exons ccTTCTCTTGGGAATGTAAGCCCag GAGGCTCGGCTACATCCGATGACCATGAGTTTGACCCCTCAGCCGACATGTTGGTTCACGAGTTTGACGATGAGCGcactttggaggaggaagaattaTTGGAGGGTGATGTGAACTTCAGCTCTGAGATTGAGCACCTGGAAAGG GAAAGCGAGATGCCGATTCACGAATTATTACGACTTTATGGCTATGGTAGCACAGTACCTCTacctggagaagaggaggaggaagaagaggatgatgaagaggaggaggaggaggaggacaatgATGAGAATAGTGCATGCAGCGGAGAAAATAAG GATGAAACTGTCAAAGATTCATCTGGTCAAGAAGATGAGACGCAATCCTCTGACGAGCCAGTACCATCTGCTACTCAAGACGCACCAGAAGTTACCCGGTCTCGGCGATGCAAGTACTTTGATACCA atAATGAAATGGAAGAGGAGTCTGAAGATGATGAAGATTATATTCCTTCAGAAGACTGGAAAAAA GAGATAATGGTGGGTTCTATGTTTCAAGCCGAAATCCCAGCTGGCATCAGCAAATATCGAGAAACAGAGAGAG TGTATGAAAACGATGACCAGTTACTGTGGAATCCGGATTATGTTGGAGAGGAAAGAGTGATCGACTTTCTGATAGAGGCATCGAAGAGAACTGGAGAGGAAAAGGGACTGGATGCCATTCCTGAAGGGGCACACATAAAGGACAATGAACAG GCCCTGTATGAGCTGGTGAAATGTAACTTTGATACAGAAGAAGCACTGAGAAGATTAAGGTTTAATGTGAAAGCAGCACGTG AGCTCTCTGTTTGGACAGAGGAGGAGTGTCGGAATTTTGAGCAAGGACTTAAAGCATATGGAAAAGATTTCCACCTGATTCAGGCAAATAAG GTAAGAACACGGTCTGTCGGAGAGTGCGTGGCTTTTTATTATATGTGGAAGAAGTCCGAGCGATACGACTTCTTCGCCCAGCAAACAAGATTCGGCAAAAAGAAGTACAACCTTCACCCCGGTGTCAC GGATTATATGGATCGCCTTCTGGATGAAAGCGAGAGTGCTGCTTCCAGTCAGGCCCCGTCGCCCCCTCCCACTAATTCtaacagcagcaccagccagtcTGAGAAGGAAGACAGTGCGGCCAGCAACACTAACCAGAATG GGGTGTCTtcaaatggtccatcagacatgCCAAGCTGCAGAGATGACGCTGTACCAGGATCCTTGCATTTAAATGGTCCCAGCACCGCCGAACCTCCTTCAAATGAGACCGACACCAACGGATACAACCGGGACAGCCTTGCCAGCGACCCTAAATTCAGCCTGGCAAACAACTCCAGGAGCGACCGAGAGTCAGAGGACGGCAGCGAACGATCTGTGAAAAGACGGCGATACGACAGCCCTGGTAAAGACAGCCCCAGATCGTCGGACATTTCTCAGGAAATCTTCTCGCAAGGAGAGGTCTAA
- the MIER1 gene encoding mesoderm induction early response protein 1 isoform X4: MAEPSLGNVSPGGSATSDDHEFDPSADMLVHEFDDERTLEEEELLEGDVNFSSEIEHLERESEMPIHELLRLYGYGSTVPLPGEEEEEEEDDEEEEEEEDNDENSACSGENKDETVKDSSGQEDETQSSDEPVPSATQDAPEVTRSRRCKYFDTNNEMEEESEDDEDYIPSEDWKKEIMVGSMFQAEIPAGISKYRETERVYENDDQLLWNPDYVGEERVIDFLIEASKRTGEEKGLDAIPEGAHIKDNEQALYELVKCNFDTEEALRRLRFNVKAAREELSVWTEEECRNFEQGLKAYGKDFHLIQANKVRTRSVGECVAFYYMWKKSERYDFFAQQTRFGKKKYNLHPGVTDYMDRLLDESESAASSQAPSPPPTNSNSSTSQSEKEDSAASNTNQNGLFRGVFKWSIRHAKLQR, translated from the exons ccTTCTCTTGGGAATGTAAGCCCag GAGGCTCGGCTACATCCGATGACCATGAGTTTGACCCCTCAGCCGACATGTTGGTTCACGAGTTTGACGATGAGCGcactttggaggaggaagaattaTTGGAGGGTGATGTGAACTTCAGCTCTGAGATTGAGCACCTGGAAAGG GAAAGCGAGATGCCGATTCACGAATTATTACGACTTTATGGCTATGGTAGCACAGTACCTCTacctggagaagaggaggaggaagaagaggatgatgaagaggaggaggaggaggaggacaatgATGAGAATAGTGCATGCAGCGGAGAAAATAAG GATGAAACTGTCAAAGATTCATCTGGTCAAGAAGATGAGACGCAATCCTCTGACGAGCCAGTACCATCTGCTACTCAAGACGCACCAGAAGTTACCCGGTCTCGGCGATGCAAGTACTTTGATACCA atAATGAAATGGAAGAGGAGTCTGAAGATGATGAAGATTATATTCCTTCAGAAGACTGGAAAAAA GAGATAATGGTGGGTTCTATGTTTCAAGCCGAAATCCCAGCTGGCATCAGCAAATATCGAGAAACAGAGAGAG TGTATGAAAACGATGACCAGTTACTGTGGAATCCGGATTATGTTGGAGAGGAAAGAGTGATCGACTTTCTGATAGAGGCATCGAAGAGAACTGGAGAGGAAAAGGGACTGGATGCCATTCCTGAAGGGGCACACATAAAGGACAATGAACAG GCCCTGTATGAGCTGGTGAAATGTAACTTTGATACAGAAGAAGCACTGAGAAGATTAAGGTTTAATGTGAAAGCAGCACGTG AAGAGCTCTCTGTTTGGACAGAGGAGGAGTGTCGGAATTTTGAGCAAGGACTTAAAGCATATGGAAAAGATTTCCACCTGATTCAGGCAAATAAG GTAAGAACACGGTCTGTCGGAGAGTGCGTGGCTTTTTATTATATGTGGAAGAAGTCCGAGCGATACGACTTCTTCGCCCAGCAAACAAGATTCGGCAAAAAGAAGTACAACCTTCACCCCGGTGTCAC GGATTATATGGATCGCCTTCTGGATGAAAGCGAGAGTGCTGCTTCCAGTCAGGCCCCGTCGCCCCCTCCCACTAATTCtaacagcagcaccagccagtcTGAGAAGGAAGACAGTGCGGCCAGCAACACTAACCAGAATG GTCTTTTTAGGGGTGTCTtcaaatggtccatcagacatgCCAAGCTGCAGAGATGA